The proteins below are encoded in one region of Chroococcidiopsis sp. SAG 2025:
- a CDS encoding IS5 family transposase (programmed frameshift), producing MSRKAYKSDLTDREWQIIEPLIPPVRPGGHPRTVDMREVVNAIFYLLKTGCAWEMLPHDFPPYSTVYYYFRRWQKRGIWQQINLALREQVRMKLGKSHQATAAIVDSQSVKNDGKKGEVSGFDGGKLVKGRKRHVVVDPQGLLMGVVITEANASERLGAIVALLEECYNSKSLELIWADSGYSGENFAQAVMVVCGAEVEIVKRITDGFEVLPRRWVVERTFGWLGRYRRLSKDYELLPEISESMVYAAMVRLMLRRLAA from the exons ATGAGTAGAAAAGCTTACAAAAGTGATTTAACCGATCGAGAATGGCAAATCATTGAACCATTAATTCCACCTGTAAGACCAGGAGGACATCCACGTACTGTGGATATGCGTGAGGTAGTAAATGCCATCTTTTATTTGCTGAAAACTGGCTGTGCTTGGGAGATGCTACCACATGACTTCCCACCCTATTCAACGGTTTATTATTACTTTCGGCGTTGGCAAAAACGAGGAATTTGGCAGCAGATAAATCTTGCCTTACGTGAACAAGTACGGATGAAGCTGGGCAAATCTCATCAAGCTACTGCTGCAATTGTGGATAGCCAGTCCGTAAAAA ACGACGGAAAAAAAGGGGAAGTATCCGGCTTTGATGGCGGCAAGCTAGTTAAAGGTCGCAAACGCCATGTCGTAGTAGATCCTCAAGGACTACTAATGGGTGTAGTAATCACCGAAGCTAATGCTTCAGAACGATTAGGAGCAATAGTGGCATTGCTAGAAGAGTGCTATAACTCTAAGTCTTTAGAGCTAATTTGGGCAGATAGTGGCTACAGTGGAGAGAATTTTGCACAAGCTGTAATGGTAGTCTGCGGTGCAGAAGTAGAAATAGTTAAGCGGATTACAGATGGGTTTGAAGTTTTGCCCAGAAGATGGGTAGTTGAACGAACTTTTGGCTGGCTAGGACGCTATCGACGACTAAGTAAGGATTATGAACTCCTACCGGAAATAAGTGAATCTATGGTCTACGCTGCTATGGTACGGCTGATGCTGAGACGACTAGCTGCTTGA
- a CDS encoding TMEM175 family protein: MVKGRLEAFSDGVIAIIITIMVLELKIPHESDLAALRSLIPTFLSYVLSFVHVGIYWNNHHHLFQAARQVNGSTLWANLYLLFWLSLFPFVTAWMGENNFAALPVALYGVVLLLAAIAYFTLTRTLIFHHGQGSTLANALGRDLKGKLSVLIYAVAIPLAFATSWLACALYVLVAVLWLIPDRRIEKTLNS; the protein is encoded by the coding sequence ATGGTTAAAGGTAGGTTAGAAGCATTCAGTGATGGGGTAATTGCTATTATTATCACCATTATGGTGCTGGAGTTGAAAATACCTCATGAGTCAGATTTAGCTGCGCTACGTTCACTGATTCCAACCTTTCTAAGCTATGTGTTGAGCTTTGTACATGTTGGTATCTACTGGAACAATCACCATCACCTGTTTCAGGCAGCCCGACAAGTGAATGGTTCAACTTTGTGGGCAAACCTATATTTGCTGTTCTGGTTATCATTATTCCCCTTTGTCACCGCATGGATGGGTGAAAATAACTTTGCGGCGTTGCCTGTGGCGCTTTATGGTGTGGTTCTATTGTTGGCTGCGATCGCCTACTTCACTCTGACCCGCACGCTGATTTTTCACCACGGTCAAGGTTCCACACTTGCGAACGCTCTGGGTCGGGATCTTAAAGGCAAGTTATCGGTATTGATTTATGCAGTTGCAATTCCACTTGCTTTTGCAACTTCTTGGCTTGCCTGTGCATTATACGTTTTGGTTGCAGTCCTGTGGCTCATTCCCGATCGCCGGATTGAAAAGACGTTGAACTCATAA
- a CDS encoding DUF5996 family protein, with the protein MAVSVQSTPIDIVWPSLPLAAWQDTYTTVHLWTQVIGKIRLALAPKLNHWWQSTLYVTPRGLTTASIPYKTRNFQISFDFLDHQLQIDTSDGITKRIALAPRSVADFYQTVLTTLSNIGIEVRIWTMPQEVSELIPFDRDEQHAAYDPEYAQRFWRILVQVDRVMTLFRSQFIGKSSPVHFFWGSFDLAVTRFSGRRAPEHPGGVPNMADWVTREAYSHEVSSCGFWPGGGSIVEPVFYAYAYPTSEGFRDYPIQPREAFYSSQMQEFILPYEAVRQADDPDAMLLAFFQSTYEAAANLGHWDRVALEHTPTV; encoded by the coding sequence ATGGCAGTTTCTGTTCAAAGTACTCCCATTGACATTGTTTGGCCCAGTTTGCCCCTAGCAGCCTGGCAGGATACATATACAACTGTCCATTTATGGACACAAGTCATTGGTAAAATTCGGTTGGCATTGGCTCCTAAACTCAATCACTGGTGGCAGTCTACTCTCTATGTCACACCGCGTGGACTGACAACCGCTTCAATCCCTTACAAAACTCGTAACTTTCAAATTAGCTTTGATTTTCTCGACCATCAACTACAAATTGACACTAGCGACGGCATTACTAAAAGAATTGCATTGGCTCCTCGCTCTGTTGCAGATTTTTATCAAACCGTGCTGACCACATTGAGCAACATCGGTATCGAAGTCCGAATCTGGACGATGCCGCAAGAAGTGTCAGAACTAATCCCGTTCGATAGGGATGAGCAACACGCCGCTTACGATCCGGAATATGCACAACGGTTCTGGCGAATTCTCGTGCAAGTCGATCGGGTCATGACCTTATTTCGTTCGCAGTTTATTGGTAAATCCAGCCCTGTGCATTTCTTTTGGGGCAGTTTTGACTTGGCTGTGACTCGTTTCTCTGGTCGTCGTGCGCCAGAACATCCCGGTGGGGTTCCGAATATGGCAGATTGGGTCACGCGCGAAGCCTATTCACACGAAGTTAGTAGTTGCGGCTTTTGGCCAGGGGGTGGGTCAATTGTGGAGCCTGTTTTTTACGCTTACGCTTACCCTACGTCGGAAGGGTTTCGAGATTACCCGATCCAACCCAGAGAAGCTTTTTATAGCTCCCAGATGCAAGAGTTTATCCTACCCTATGAAGCAGTGAGACAAGCTGACGATCCAGATGCAATGCTCCTTGCTTTTTTCCAAAGCACCTATGAAGCAGCAGCCAACTTAGGACATTGGGATCGAGTTGCGCTAGAGCATACTCCAACCGTGTAA
- a CDS encoding UBP-type zinc finger domain-containing protein: protein MTCEHLNNLTAENLISKAVYPVFRCEECMKINSRWVHLRICQTCGKMLCCDSSEHQHARRHYEATSHAVVSSAELGEQWLWCFADEQGKDY from the coding sequence ATGACCTGCGAACATCTCAACAATCTAACTGCGGAAAACCTGATTTCTAAAGCAGTCTATCCCGTATTTCGTTGTGAAGAGTGCATGAAAATAAATAGCCGTTGGGTACACCTGCGGATTTGCCAAACCTGTGGCAAAATGCTGTGCTGTGATTCTTCTGAGCATCAACATGCTCGCCGTCATTATGAGGCAACAAGTCATGCAGTAGTTAGCTCGGCTGAACTGGGAGAGCAGTGGTTATGGTGTTTTGCAGATGAACAGGGGAAAGACTATTGA
- a CDS encoding RidA family protein, producing the protein MKKPEFFVTPGYGEYMLSRLHYSQAVKIDDRVEISGQGGWDDNLQIPESLADEIAQAFRNVERTLATAGAGWDHVVHINSYHVGGFPPEVNDVMVKLFRHYMPSHAPIWTEVGVAALALPTMRIEIRVTAIVP; encoded by the coding sequence ATGAAAAAGCCAGAGTTTTTTGTCACCCCTGGTTATGGGGAATACATGCTGAGTAGATTGCACTACTCGCAAGCGGTAAAAATTGACGATCGAGTAGAGATATCAGGTCAAGGTGGCTGGGATGACAATCTGCAAATTCCCGAATCGCTTGCGGACGAGATTGCTCAGGCATTTCGGAACGTAGAGCGAACCTTGGCGACTGCTGGTGCGGGTTGGGATCATGTTGTCCACATCAATTCTTACCATGTTGGCGGGTTTCCCCCAGAGGTTAACGATGTGATGGTCAAGCTATTTCGTCATTACATGCCCAGCCACGCCCCAATTTGGACAGAGGTAGGAGTCGCGGCTCTTGCACTTCCAACAATGCGGATTGAAATCCGCGTGACTGCAATTGTTCCGTGA
- a CDS encoding ester cyclase, giving the protein MVKEQTADKQAVQATPSLTPAQSALQAVWQEHIGHEFGTHSPEDALATMVEDAYVNNVPVMTGGVGKAAVGEFYSKDFIPQIPPDLELVPISRTIGTDRLVDEMVAKFTHTIQMDWMIPGVAPTLKRVEVPVVGIIRFRDGKIAHEHLYWDQASVLVQIGLLDAEKLPVVGVDSARKLMNRNLPSNTLIDRASHSN; this is encoded by the coding sequence ATGGTCAAAGAGCAAACAGCAGACAAACAGGCAGTACAGGCAACTCCAAGCCTGACACCCGCTCAGTCAGCCTTGCAAGCGGTCTGGCAAGAGCATATCGGGCACGAGTTTGGTACTCACAGCCCTGAAGATGCTCTCGCTACGATGGTTGAGGACGCTTATGTGAATAACGTTCCAGTGATGACTGGGGGAGTCGGAAAAGCAGCAGTGGGTGAGTTTTATTCCAAAGACTTCATTCCCCAGATTCCGCCAGACCTCGAGCTAGTTCCGATTTCGCGCACGATCGGGACGGATCGACTCGTTGATGAAATGGTGGCTAAGTTCACGCATACGATTCAGATGGACTGGATGATCCCTGGCGTTGCTCCGACTCTTAAACGGGTTGAAGTGCCAGTGGTGGGGATTATTCGGTTTCGTGATGGCAAGATAGCCCATGAACACCTCTACTGGGATCAGGCGAGTGTCTTGGTTCAAATCGGCTTGTTGGATGCTGAAAAACTGCCTGTTGTGGGCGTTGATAGTGCGCGTAAATTGATGAATCGGAACTTGCCCTCGAATACACTAATCGATCGTGCTAGTCATAGCAACTAA